GCAGACCCGGAGGTGATTCAGGCAACCGCCGATGAATGCCATCTGGACATGCTACAGTTGCACGGCGATGAATCCCCTCAATTCTGTCAAGCATTCAATCGCAGGGTCATCAAAGCAGTGCGCGTCAAAGATGAATCGAGTTGTTCCCATATGTCCGATTATCGTGTCAGCGGATATCTGCTGGATACTTATGTCAAGGGAGAAATGGGCGGAACAGGGGTGGCATTTGACTGGCGTATCGCCGTAAAGGCGAAACAGTATGGTCGGATTATCCTCGCAGGCGGTCTTAATCCTGATAACGTCGCATCGGCTGTCCAGCAGGTGCGTCCCTATGGCGTCGATGTTAGTAGCCGCGTTGAGGCGAGTCCCGGGCGCAAAGATCCGGTCAAAGTGAGGACATTTATTCAGAATGTGAAAGAGGTGGATCGCGAATGGAAACAATCGAACTGATTTACAAACGCCCACCGGATCGCGTAAACCACTTTCCGCAAAATCTGCTTTACGAAGACGACGATGTTATTGTCACCACACAACGAATCAAACCTTCCAGTCCAATCATCATTGACGGTGTAACTGTTCTTGGGGATAATTACCGGGCGGTTTGGTTTGTCTTCGCCAACCGCTGGTATGATATAGGGAAAATCTATAATCTTGAAGATCACTTCACAGGATATTACTGCGACATCATTCTACCGATGAAACGACTGGAAACTCATTTTGAAATAACCGATTTATTTTTGGATCTGTGGGTTTCACCGGATGGCAGCTATCAGGTTGAAGACGAAGATGAATTTGAGTCAGCCGTAGCGCAAAATTGGATCCAGATCGATTTGGCAAATCAGGCGAGGAAGGCACTCCAAGATTTGATTGTCGAAGTTGAATCTGGTGCTTTCCCACCGGAGCTTACAAATCGCTGGTGATGGGAAATCAGCAATTTACCTTACGGTTGGATTTTGCTTGATAATAGCAAATCCCCCACGTATTACGTTTTATGGAGGTCTTATTATGGAGGTCTTAGCTATGTCCACAATCACCAACGGGGAAGTTCGAGACGATTTCCGGCTTTTTGCAGGGCGTGCCAATCCGGAATTGGCGAAGGAGATCGCTACGATTTTAGGGGTTGAATTGGGAAAAATGTCAGTCAGCACGTTTCCCGGCGATGAAACCCACGCTCAAGTTGAAGAGAGCATCCGGGGGGCTGACATCTATATTGTGCAGCCAACAGTCCCACCGACAAACGATAGTCTGATGGAGTTGCTGGTCATAATTGACGCGATGAAACGCGCTTCTGCTCAGCAAATCACTGCTGTCATCCCCTACTTTGGCTATGCACGACAGGACCACAAATCGACCGGGCGAGAACCGATTAGCGCGAAACTAGTAGCGAATCTGCTCACAACGGCGGGCGCGAATCGGGTTGTCTGTGTGGATTTGCATGCCGCGCAGATCCAAGGTTTCTTCGATATCCCTGCCGACCATCTGACGGCGCTGCCGACACTGGCAGATTACTTTAAGGAGAAGCAGATCGAAG
Above is a window of Candidatus Poribacteria bacterium DNA encoding:
- a CDS encoding phosphoribosylanthranilate isomerase, giving the protein MTRIKICGITNIDDALMSIDAGADALGFNFVPGTPRYLKDTEAAAKIIEQLPPFITTIGLFVNADPEVIQATADECHLDMLQLHGDESPQFCQAFNRRVIKAVRVKDESSCSHMSDYRVSGYLLDTYVKGEMGGTGVAFDWRIAVKAKQYGRIILAGGLNPDNVASAVQQVRPYGVDVSSRVEASPGRKDPVKVRTFIQNVKEVDREWKQSN
- a CDS encoding DUF402 domain-containing protein, with protein sequence METIELIYKRPPDRVNHFPQNLLYEDDDVIVTTQRIKPSSPIIIDGVTVLGDNYRAVWFVFANRWYDIGKIYNLEDHFTGYYCDIILPMKRLETHFEITDLFLDLWVSPDGSYQVEDEDEFESAVAQNWIQIDLANQARKALQDLIVEVESGAFPPELTNRW
- a CDS encoding ribose-phosphate pyrophosphokinase; this translates as MSTITNGEVRDDFRLFAGRANPELAKEIATILGVELGKMSVSTFPGDETHAQVEESIRGADIYIVQPTVPPTNDSLMELLVIIDAMKRASAQQITAVIPYFGYARQDHKSTGREPISAKLVANLLTTAGANRVVCVDLHAAQIQGFFDIPADHLTALPTLADYFKEKQIEDGVIVSPDAGRAKLADKYVDMLGMPLAVMHKRRSGTGGREVKVVTEIIGDVVDKTPIIIDDLVTSGSIYQQADAIVEAGAKPAYLSITHPVLVGPALQRLNRPSIQEVVVTNTVPVPAEKQIGNKIQVLSIAPLLAEAILRIHQRRSVSQVFFDQKLVFPV